Proteins from one Elephas maximus indicus isolate mEleMax1 chromosome 12, mEleMax1 primary haplotype, whole genome shotgun sequence genomic window:
- the RRM2 gene encoding ribonucleoside-diphosphate reductase subunit M2, whose amino-acid sequence MLSVRVPLATIDQQQLRLSPMKGLTLADKENTPPSLSSARVLASKAARKIFQEPENTKVPASSVEDEPLLRENPRRFVVFPIEYHDIWQMYKKAEASFWTAEEVDLSKDIQHWEALKPEERYFISHVLAFFAASDGIVNENLVERFSQEVQITEARCFYGFQIAMENIHSEMYSLLIDTYIKDSKEREFLFNAIETMPCVKKKADWALRWIGDKEATYGERVVAFAAVEGIFFSGSFASIFWLKKRGLMPGLTFSNELISRDEGLHCDFACLMFKHLLHKPSEQRVKEIIINAVRIEQEFLTEALPVKLIGMNCTLMKQYIEFVADRLMLELGFNKVFKVENPFDFMENISLEGKTNFFEKRVGEYQRMGVMSSPTENSFTLDADF is encoded by the exons ATGCTGTCGGTCCGTGTCCCGCTCGCCACCATCGACCAGCAGCAGCTCCGGCTTTCTCCCATGAAGGGGCTCACCCTGGCGGACAAAGAGAACACT CCCCCGTCTCTCAGCAGTGCCCGCGTCCTGGCCAGCAAGGCTGCGAGGAAGATCTTCCAGGAGCCG GAGAACACTAAGGTACCTGCCTCCAGCGTGGAAGATGAACCACTGCTGAGAGAAAATCCCCGCCGCTTTGTCGTCTTTCCTATTGAATACCATGATATTTGGCAGATGTACAAGAAAGCTGAGGCTTCCTTTTGGACAGCTGAGGAG GTGGATCTTTCCAAGGACATTCAGCACTGGGAAGCCCTGAAGCCTGAGGAGAGATATTTTATATCACACGTTCTGGCTTTCTTTGCAGCAAGTGATGGCATAGTGAATGAAAACCTG GTGGAGCGATTTAGCCAAGAAGTTCAGATTACCGAAGCCCGCTGTTTCTATGGCTTCCAAATTGCCATGGAAAACATACATTCTGAAATGTATAGTCTCCTTATTGACACTTACATTAAagattccaaggaaag GGAGTTTCTCTTCAACGCCATTGAAACGATGCCTTGTGTAAAAAAGAAGGCAGATTGGGCCTTGCGTTGGATTGGGGACAAAGAAGCTACCTATG GAGAGCGTGTTGTAGCCTTTGCAGCAGTAGAAGGGATCTTCTTTTCTGGTTCTTTTGCATCGATATTCTGGCTCAAGAAACGAGGATTAATGCCTGGCCTCACGTTCTCCAATGAACTTATTAGCAGAGATGAG GGTTTACACTGTGACTTTGCCTGCCTCATGTTCAAACACCTGCTACACAAACCTTCGGAGCAAAGAGTCAAAGAAATAATTATTAATGCTGTTAGGATAGAACAG GAGTTCCTTACCGAGGCCTTGCCTGTGAAGCTTATCGGAATGAATTGTACTTTAATGAAGCAGTACATTGAATTCGTGGCGGACAGACTAATGCTGGAACTGGGTTTTAACAAG GTGTTCAAAGTAGAGAATCCATTTGACTTTATGGAGAACATTTCACTGGAAGGGAAGACTAACTTCTTCGAGAAGAGAGTAGGCGAGTATCAGAGAATGGGAGTGATGTCGAGCCCAACAGAGAATTCTTTTACCTTGGATGCCGACTTCTGA